TGTACGCGTGACCCACCGGTAGAAGAACATGAGTGTACAGTTGTCATACAATTCGTACATCTTGTTGAAATCAGGAACCTCAGTGATGTCGACTACAAGACATTAGGTTTTGGTGGCGGGTACAGGATTAAAATGGATATTCACCCAAGTAGAGAACCGCAAAATTTTGAACCTTCTCAGATACTCCATAAAGTGTCTCGTCCATAGCCATACATTCTTCATCGTGGTCGTGGCCGAAACGGATACAGACGACacgatcttcttcaacgaGGATGGCTTGGTCGACGTGCCAGCCGGAGTGAAGGCTTATGCGCGTTAGTCAAAGGGTTGAGTAGCTAGGGTTTAGAGGGACTTACTGGGTCATAAAGTACGACATGGCGGGCTAGCTTGTTGTGCCTGTGTTGGTAGTAGGTGCAGCAGGTAAATAATCATTTGTTATTGTTCAGTGTGATTTTGTTGCGCCAGGATTGGAAGTCCCCTGGAACTCGGCATTGATTCGGGGATAGGCGGGGTTGTGATGGGAATGACGTCGAACGATTTTGATGACTGTATGGTGGAGTTGCCTTCGTAATAAATAAAAGCCTCAGACCCGCACCCCAATTTGAGGATTATATTGTCTCTTGCTTTTATTGCCTCGATAACCTCGCAGTCCACAGTCTTCCCGCATACACTCACATCCCTGATACTTCGTGCACACTTTAACACAGATCCCGCTTTCAAAATGATCACTGCTATCACTCGAACCGCCCTTCCCCGAACTACTCTCCGCACTTCTCTCGCTACCATGTCCACCATTAGGGCCAAGCAcacccttccccctctcccttATGCCTACGACGTTTGTACAATCTCTACCATACAGCGAAAACTACAGCTGATACATCCGGGACTTAGGCGTTGGAgccttccatctcttctgaGATTATGAACCTCCATCACACCAAGCATCACCAGACTTACGTTAACGGTCTTAACGCTGCTGAGGAGTCTCTCCAGAAGGCCTCTGCAGCTGGTGACGTTAAGGCTGCTATTGCCCTTCAGCCCGCCCTCAAATTCAACGGTGGTGGTCACATGTGAGTTGCGCGAAATTTCATTGGCCGAGACGAATATTAATGGTACTTTCAATGTTAGTAATCACTCTGTAAGTATCAATATCGCAATCTTTGCAA
Above is a genomic segment from Cryptococcus deuterogattii R265 chromosome 8, complete sequence containing:
- a CDS encoding thioredoxin-like protein 4A, yielding MSYFMTHLHSGWHVDQAILVEEDRVVCIRFGHDHDEECMAMDETLYGVSEKVQNFAVLYLVDITEVPDFNKMYELYDNCTLMFFYRNKHIMIDLGTGNNNKINWAITDKQELIDIIETVYRGASKGRGLVVSPKDYSTRHKY